The genomic interval GGAACGCCGATATAACTTTCGTACTCCTCTTCTCCTATCTCCGGAAAGTACCGGTAACGAGGATGATGGGACGCCGGCATGACCACGAGCGGCCGCCTGGTTTCGTAAACTAGCCCGGTCAAACCTTCTTCCGGTTTCAGGCTTATGGGATTGTCCGGGTCGACGTGTAGTCCTCGGGTGGAGCGAAGAACCAGCTCATTTTTCTGTTTGTCCCAGAGATATACGGATACCACGTCGAAATTAAGAGAATCGCCTATCTTGTTCACTATTTTCTTCAGGATGGTAGTCAACCCGGAGGACTGGTTGACCAGGTCGCTGATCTCATGGACTATCTTGAGATGAAAATCTGCCCTATCGACCGAGGATGGATTCATGTAACGGTTTTAACCAAAAATGTTTTTGAATACCCCAAGAAGTATGATACCACAGCTTGATTTGTAAATAGCCATCTCTCGTATAGATAAAACAAGTTTATTTATAACGGCTTAAAAATTATTTATTCATGCCCCAACAACTCAGGTAATATTAATGAGATGTCTGAGAATAGTGAAAACGGCTTCAGCCTAAAAGATTCTTTTGGCCGCACCATCAACAACCTCAGAATATCGGTCACAGACCGGTGTAACTTCCGCTGTCAATACTGCATGCCGGAAAACGGGATGGCATGGATTAAAAAGGGCGAGCTAGTCACTTTTGAAGAAATCGAGCGGCTGGTAAATATCTTTTCAGGCCTGGGCATCAAAAAGATTCGTCTTACCGGTGGCGAGCCTCTCATGCGAAGAGACCTTCATCTACTGGTGAGAATGATCTCAAATATCTCCGGTATCGAAGACCTTGCGCTCACCACGAACGGCTATTTCTTGACGGACCAGGCAGAAAAACTGGCCGAAGCCGGACTCAAGCGGATTAACGTAAGCCTCGACTCGCTCGATGCTGTTAAGTTCGGCGTCATAACCCGGCGGGACTATTATCACCAGGTGTGGGAGGGAATAGAAGCCGTAGATGCACTGGGCATAAAGCCGGTCAAAATAAACGTTGTTCTCATGCGCGGGGTGAACGACGATGAAATACCAAGATTTGCTTACCTTGCCCGAGAGAGGTCGTTTGTTATTCGCTTCATTGAATTCATGCCCCTCGGCGCAGACGATGGCTGGACTCCAGACAAGGTGGTATCCACGCAGGAGATAATCGAAACCATCGAGGAGAAGACGGGAAAGAAGCTGATTCCGGTCGAGTACAGGGGAAGCCAGCCGGCAGACCGCTTTATGTTCGAAGACGGAATTGGCGAAATCGGATTTATAAGCTCGGTAAGCGAGCCATTCTGTAACCACTGCAATCGAGTACGGTTGACATCCGACGGAAAGCTTCGTACATGCCTTTTTTCCTTGAAAGAGACCGACTTAAAAAAGCTGATGCGGGAAGGCGCCGGTGATGAGGCTATTAAAGAGATTATTCTAAAATCCGTTTGGAATAAGGAACCCGGGCATCTCATAAACCGCCCCGGATTCATCCGGCCTAATCGGACCATGTCACAGATCGGGGGGTAGGTAAAACTTGTACAGAATAAGAGATTGCTTTACCGCAAAAGAAAGAATAGAATTTTTGGGGTGTTCGCCCTTTGACTCCGTCCTTCGTCGGGCTCAGGACGAACGGGTCTTTTATTACCGATTAACAGCGGATGCTTGCATCCGCTCATCCAGAGCCCCGTCGAAGGATGCCAATGTACTTACTCGTAACCCTATCCAGCTATTCGAAGGGATAAATTCCACGAACGAAACTAATGCCATCAGGACATACACGGCATAGTTAAACGGATATGATTTAGACAGCATTTGCATAACAAGCACATAAAAAGGCAACCTGATTTGAAATTATCCTTTTTATCTGTCTAAAAGTCTTATTTACAGAGATAGATTGTTTGATTTCTGATTATCTTGGACAGCAGTGGGGCTAGATAAATCTTCAACGCTCCAGTCAGTTAGAAGTCATAAATTTCTCTCAAAATGTAACAATTGTAACCAAATCATCCGCGTGTCTGAATCCATTCATAATGATGCGTATCTATAAAATAAAGAGGTTAAGGTATGTTGTACATCTTTTTACACATTTGGCATAGACTTTGCCAACACAATAACGATTTATCTAAATTCTTAAGGAGTTGATCAATCAAAGCAAAATTTTAAATACGAGGAGAACCCTATATGCAAGCAGAAGCGCCAAAGGCGAGAGTATTAGAGAAGGTCAGTCTTACCGAACATCTTATGGTCATAAAGATAAAACCGGAGGTCCCCTTTACATTTAAACCGGGTCAATACTGCACCATAGGCGTGAGCGGTGTAGAAAGGCCTTATTCCATAGTTTCTTCTCCACACGAGGAATCGGTCGAGCTCTTTGTAGAATTGATTCCGAATGGAGGGCTCACGCCTCAATTATGGCAGGTCAACATAGGGGACACGGTTAGCATCCGGCCAAGGGCAAAGGGTGTCTTCACATTCGACGATAAATACCGGAATCAGTTGATGGTAGCAACGGTGACCGGGATCGCTCCATTTGTGAGCATGATAAGAAACTACCTCCACCTAGGACAACAATCCCATAAGTTCTATGTCCTTCACGGCGCCAGCTACCATGATGAGCTAGCCTATAGAGAGGAGCTGGAGAAATTGGCCAGAGAATATGAAAACATCTTCTACATTCCTACGATTAGCCGGTCTGAAGAGCATAGAAATAAATATTGGGGCGGTGAAAGGGGAAGGGTGAATGTAGTGGTCGAAAAATATATCGATGAATTCTCCCTGAGCCCGGAAAACACCATAGTATATGCCTGCGGTCATCCGGAAATGATTGAAGACGTTAAAGAAAGACTGGAAATGAAAGGATACAAGGTCAAAGAGGAGAAATACTGGAGAGATTGAATTAACCCATTCTCTGACCAGTCGAACCAAAGAACAGGCCAATTTGTTTATCCCTCTTGTAATTAGATCAATATTATTAGAGACGCATTGCAATGCGTCTCCAAAGAATTCCATTGGTTATGTGAATAATGTAGAGACGGGATTAATCCCGTCTCACAAATAACATTCTCTACAATTCATAAGGCGCACGTCTATGCTAAATTTTAGCACTGCGCTTAGATATAATATAGCGAAAGAGAAAATGATCGCCGTGGAAGAAGCCAGAAGACTGATCCTCGAAAACACCGGTTTATTAGAACCCGTCGAGATTTCATTAACCGAGGCTAAAGGATACGTACTGGCTCAAGATATTATCAGCACGGTGAACCTTCCCAACTTCACTAACTCGGCTATGGACGGCTATGCCGTAAAAAGTGAGAACACAAAAGGGACAAATGAAACCAATCCCATCCGTTTACAAGTAATAGGCATAGTACGAGCTGGAGACTTCCCGAACTTCATCGTCGGCGAGGGCGAGGCAGC from Thermodesulfobacteriota bacterium carries:
- the moaA gene encoding GTP 3',8-cyclase MoaA; its protein translation is MSENSENGFSLKDSFGRTINNLRISVTDRCNFRCQYCMPENGMAWIKKGELVTFEEIERLVNIFSGLGIKKIRLTGGEPLMRRDLHLLVRMISNISGIEDLALTTNGYFLTDQAEKLAEAGLKRINVSLDSLDAVKFGVITRRDYYHQVWEGIEAVDALGIKPVKINVVLMRGVNDDEIPRFAYLARERSFVIRFIEFMPLGADDGWTPDKVVSTQEIIETIEEKTGKKLIPVEYRGSQPADRFMFEDGIGEIGFISSVSEPFCNHCNRVRLTSDGKLRTCLFSLKETDLKKLMREGAGDEAIKEIILKSVWNKEPGHLINRPGFIRPNRTMSQIGG
- a CDS encoding FAD-binding oxidoreductase, encoding MQAEAPKARVLEKVSLTEHLMVIKIKPEVPFTFKPGQYCTIGVSGVERPYSIVSSPHEESVELFVELIPNGGLTPQLWQVNIGDTVSIRPRAKGVFTFDDKYRNQLMVATVTGIAPFVSMIRNYLHLGQQSHKFYVLHGASYHDELAYREELEKLAREYENIFYIPTISRSEEHRNKYWGGERGRVNVVVEKYIDEFSLSPENTIVYACGHPEMIEDVKERLEMKGYKVKEEKYWRD